In the Theobroma cacao cultivar B97-61/B2 chromosome 1, Criollo_cocoa_genome_V2, whole genome shotgun sequence genome, one interval contains:
- the LOC18613451 gene encoding NPL4-like protein 1: MLLRIRSRDGLERIQVDGPHISISQLKTLIESQLQIPIQNQTLSTDQNLLLAKTPVDLLRFTDMADPSTPLSALNLSHGSIMFLYYHGERTVRGGPAVSPAGSFGRKMTMDDLIAKQTRITRQESPHCDSVSFDRDSANAFQRYVNETLAFASKRGGFMYGNVTEEGRVEVDFIYEPPQQGMEDDLILLRDPEEEKLVDAIAAGLGRKRVGFIFTQTIMQDKKDYNFSNKEVLQAAELHAESGLKEWVTVVVKLEASEDGGADVHFEAFQMSDMCVKLLKEGWFVTEFGENDDPKLSKMKKDVVVGGKDVKEVDNDFFLVVVKIFDHQGPLSTTFPIENRNTHAAMTALKSHLDRTKSLPFVKRISDFHLLLFLAQSHGLGSDVPALAECVDSQTAVPEGYQLLIESMASTS, from the exons ATGCTGCTCAGAATACGCAGCCGAGACGGCCTCGAACGGATCCAAGTCGACGGCCCTCACATATCGATCTCCCAATTAAAAACCCTAATTGAATCCCAACTCCAAATCCCCATCCAGAACCAAACTCTTTCCACCGATCAAAATCTTCTTTTAGCTAAAACCCCCGTCGACCTCCTCCGTTTCACCGACATGGCCGACCCTTCCACCCCACTCTCTGCCCTAAACCTCTCCCACGGCTCCATTATGTTTCTCTACTATCACGGTGAACGCACCGTCCGTGGCGGCCCCGCCGTTTCTCCCGCCGGCTCATTCGGCCGTAAAATGACCATGGACGACCTCATCGCAAAACAAACCAGGATCACCCGCCAGGAATCCCCTCACTGCGACTCTGTTTCCTTCGATCGCGATTCTGCTAACGCTTTCCAACGATACGTCAACGAAACGCTGGCGTTCGCTTCCAAACGCGGCGGCTTCATGTACGGCAACGTCACGGAAGAAGGTAGAGTGGAAGTTGATTTTATTTACGAGCCACCTCAGCAGGGAATGGAAGACGATTTGATCCTTTTAAGGGATCCTGAAGAAGAGAAATTGGTTGATGCCATCGCTGCAGGGTTAGGGAGGAAGAGAGTAGGGTTTATCTTTACGCAGACGATAATGCAAGACAAAAAGgactataatttttcaaacaagGAGGTCCTACAGGCTGCGGAGCTTCATGCGGAGAGTGGGCTGAAGGAGTGGGTAACGGTTGTGGTGAAGCTGGAAGCCAGTGAAGATGGGGGTGCGGATGTGCATTTTGAGGCTTTTCAAATGAGTGATATGTGTGTTAAGTTATTGAAGGAAGGGTGGTTTGTTACGGAGTTTGGAGAGAATGATGATCCCAAACTTTCGAAGATGAAGAAAGATGTTGTTGTTGGTGGGAAGGATGTTAAGGAGGTTGATAATGATTTCTTCTTGGTGGTTGTTAAGATTTTCGACCATCAG GGACCTCTTTCCACAACCTTCCCCATTGAGAATCGGAACACCCATGCGGCAATGACGGCACTGAAGAGTCATCTAGATAGGACGAAGAGTCTTCCATTTGTGAAGAGGATTTCTGATTTTCACTTGCTGCTGTTTCTGGCCCAGTCTCATGGCCTTGGTTCTGACGTTCCTGCACTGGCAGAGTGTGTTGACTCACAGACAGCAGTGCCAGAAGGTTATCAGCTCCTAATTGAGTCCATGGCCAGCACATCTTGA